One genomic segment of Ricinus communis isolate WT05 ecotype wild-type chromosome 3, ASM1957865v1, whole genome shotgun sequence includes these proteins:
- the LOC8258590 gene encoding copper-transporting ATPase PAA2, chloroplastic isoform X1 yields the protein MTTDLLKLSIFPPPHPKFPCRSTATHRFDYFKSHLPKRRPLILRQPRYLTLSNSLDIQKPQLQDAPFQSQQDSPILLDVTGMMCGGCVSRVKSLLSSDERVESVVVNMLTETAAVRLKRDFAVDSTAEIADSFAKRLTDCGFETKKRELGIGVAENVKKWREMVKKKEELIVRSRNRVVFAWTLVALCCGSHLSHILHSLGIHTFAHGPFWEVLHNSYVKGGLSMAALLGPGRDLLFDGLKAFKKGAPNMNSLVGFGSLAAFVISAVSLLNPELKWDASFFDEPVMLLGFVLLGRSLEERARIRASSDMNELLSLISMQSRLVINSSDGKSPADTVLCSDAICVEVPTDDVRVGDTVLVLPGETIPVDGRVIAGRSVVDESMLTGESLPVFKEEGLKVSAGTINWDGPLRIEASSTGSNSTISRIFRMVEDAQGREAPIQRLVDSIAGPFVYSIMTISAATFAFWYYIGSQVFPDVLLNDIAGPDGDALLLSLKLSVDVLVVSCPCALGLATPTAILVGTSLGAKQGLLIRGGDVLERLARIDYIALDKTGTLTEGKPVVSAVASTSYKESEILRIAAAVEKTALHPIAKAIVNEAESLELTIPATRGQLTEPGFGTLAEVDGRLVAVGTLDWVQERFHRTADLSDLRNLEAAVSFQLSKGTSSSNYSKTVVYVGREEEGIIGAIAISDRLRHDAESTVNRLQMKGINTVLVSGDREEAVANIANRVGIGSEFINASLTPQQKSGVISTLQAAGHCVAMVGDGINDAPSLALAEVGIALQNEAQENAASDVASIVLLGNRISQVVDALDLARATMAKVYQNLSWAIAYNVVAIPIAAGVLLPQYDFAMTPSVSGGLMALSSIFVVTNSLLLQLHEPERSR from the exons ATGACAACTGATCTACTAAAACTATCAATTTTTCCTCCTCCTCACCCGAAGTTCCCCTGTCGCTCCACCGCAACGCACCGTTTTGACTACTTCAAATCTCACCTTCCTAAACGCCGTCCTCTCATTCTCCGGCAACCACGCTATCTCACTCTCTCCAATTCCCTCGATATCCAAAAACCTCAACTCCAAGACGCACCGTTTCAGTCACAGCAGGACTCTCCGATTCTTCTAGATGTTACTGGAATGATGTGTGGGGGTTGCGTTTCTCGTGTCAAATCTCTTCTCTCTTCCGATGAGAGAGTCGAATCAGTCGTTGTCAACATGTTGACTGAGACCGCTGCAGTTAGGTTAAAACGTGATTTTGCCGTAGACAGCACGGCGGAGATAGCGGACAGCTTTGCTAAAAGGTTGACGGATTGTGGATTTGAGACGAAAAAGAGAGAACTGGGGATTGGAGTAGCTGAGAATGTGAAAAAGTGGAGAGAAATGgttaagaagaaagaagaattgATTGTTAGGAGTAGAAATCGTGTGGTTTTTGCTTGGACTTTAGTTGCTTTGTGTTGTGGGTCTCATCTTTCTCATATTTTGCATTCTCTTGGCATTCATACCTTTGCTCATG GCCCATTTTGGGAGGTGCTGCATAATTCCTATGTGAAAGGTGGTTTGTCTATGGCAGCTCTTTTAGGACCCGGAAGAG ACTTACTTTTTGATGGTTTAAAGGCTTTTAAGAAAGGAGCACCAAATATGAATTCCCTTGTTGGATTTGGATCGCTTGCTGCATTTGTTATCAGTGCG GTCTCACTTCTTAATCCTGAGCTTAAATGGGATGCCTCATTCTTTGATGAACCG GTCATGCTTCTTGGTTTTGTGCTTCTAGGACGTTCTCTTGAAGAGCGGGCTAGGATCAGGGCATCTAGTGATATGAATGAACTTCTT TCCCTCATATCCATGCAGTCACGTCTTGTTATTAATTCATCAGATGGCAAGTCCCCTGCTGATACTGTTCTTTGCTCTGATGCAATTTGTGTGGAAGTCCCCACTGATGATGTTCGAGTTGGAGACACAGTGTTGGTTCTGCCGGGAGAAACTATTCCTGTGGAT GGTAGAGTTATTGCAGGAAGAAGCGTTGTGGATGAATCCATGCTCACAGGGGAATCATTACCTGTGTTTAAGGAAGAAGGCCTCAAAGTCTCAGCTGGAACTATAAACTGG GATGGTCCCTTAAGGATTGAGGCCTCCTCTACTGGCTCCAACTCGACCATATCTAGGATTTTTCGCATG GTTGAGGATGCTCAAGGCCGTGAAGCACCCATACAAAGACTTGTGGATTCAATAGCTGGGCCATTTGTATACAGTATAATGACCATATCAGCAGCAACTTTTGCTTTTTG GTACTACATTGGCTCACAAGTTTTTCCTGATGTTTTGCTCAATGATATTGCTGGACCAGATGGAGATGCTTTGCTTTTAAGCTTGAAACTCTCTGTGGATGTCTTG GTAGTTTCTTGCCCCTGTGCGCTGGGTCTTGCCACACCCACTGCAATTCTAGTTGGAACTTCACTTG GAGCTAAGCAAGGACTTCTAATAAGAGGGGGAGATGTATTGGAGCGCTTGGCAAGAATTGATTACATTGCTTTAGACAAG ACTGGCACCCTCACTGAAGGAAAACCGGTTGTTTCTGCCGTGGCTTCAACTTCTTACAAAGAATCAGAAATTCTTCGAATTGCTGCTGCAGTAGAGAAAACAGCATTGCACCCAATAGCAAAAGCTATTGTGAATGAAGCTGAATCATTGGAGTTGACTATCCCAGCAACAAGAGGGCAATTGACAGAACCAGGTTTTGGAACCTTAGCAGAAGTAGATGGACGTCTCGTTGCAGTTGGTACTCTAGATTGGGTTCAGGAACGATTCCACAGAACAGCGGACCTGTCAGATCTAAGAAATCTGGAAGCTGCAGTTTCATTTCAATTGTCAAAAGGgacttcatcatcaaactattCGAAAACAGTTGTCTATGTTGGACGTGAAGAGGAAGGCATCATTGGTGCTATTGCAATATCTGACAGATTGCGTCATGATGCTGAATCAACTGTAAATAG GCTCCAGATGAAGGGCATCAATACAGTCCTCGTATCAGGAGACAGGGAAGAGGCAGTTGCTAACATTGCAAACAGAGTTGGAATAGGAAGTGAATTTATCAATGCATCCTTGACTCCACAGCAGAAGTCTGGTGTCATTTCAACTCTTCAGGCTGCAGGACATTGCGTTGCAATG GTAGGTGATGGGATAAATGATGCACCTTCTTTGGCTCTTGCCGAAGTTGGGATCGCCCTTCAGAATGAAGCTCAAGAAAATGCTGCTTCTGATGTAGCATCTATTGTACTTCTTGGAAACAGAATTTCACAG GTTGTAGATGCCCTGGATCTAGCACGGGCAACAATGGCCAAAGTGTACCAAAACTTATCATGGGCCATCGCTTACAATGTTGTCGCCATTCCCATAGCTGCAGGAGTACTGCTTCCCCAATATGATTTTGCCATGACTCCGTCAGTTTCAG GTGGGTTGATGGCTTTGAGCTCAATATTTGTGGTCACCAACTCATTACTTCTACAGCTCCATGAACCTGAGAGGAGCAGATAG
- the LOC8258590 gene encoding copper-transporting ATPase PAA2, chloroplastic isoform X4, with amino-acid sequence MTTDLLKLSIFPPPHPKFPCRSTATHRFDYFKSHLPKRRPLILRQPRYLTLSNSLDIQKPQLQDAPFQSQQDSPILLDVTGMMCGGCVSRVKSLLSSDERVESVVVNMLTETAAVRLKRDFAVDSTAEIADSFAKRLTDCGFETKKRELGIGVAENVKKWREMVKKKEELIVRSRNRVVFAWTLVALCCGSHLSHILHSLGIHTFAHGPFWEVLHNSYVKGGLSMAALLGPGRDLLFDGLKAFKKGAPNMNSLVGFGSLAAFVISAVSLLNPELKWDASFFDEPVMLLGFVLLGRSLEERARIRASSDMNELLSLISMQSRLVINSSDGKSPADTVLCSDAICVEVPTDDVRVGDTVLVLPGETIPVDGRVIAGRSVVDESMLTGESLPVFKEEGLKVSAGTINWDGPLRIEASSTGSNSTISRIFRMVEDAQGREAPIQRLVDSIAGPFVYSIMTISAATFAFWYYIGSQVFPDVLLNDIAGPDGDALLLSLKLSVDVLVVSCPCALGLATPTAILVGTSLGAKQGLLIRGGDVLERLARIDYIALDKTGTLTEGKPVVSAVASTSYKESEILRIAAAVEKTALHPIAKAIVNEAESLELTIPATRGQLTEPGFGTLAEVDGRLVAVGTLDWVQERFHRTADLSDLRNLEAAVSFQLSKGTSSSNYSKTVVYVGREEEGIIGAIAISDRLRHDAESTVNRLQMKGINTVLVSGDREEAVANIANRVGIGSEFINASLTPQQKSGVISTLQAAGHCVAMVGDGINDAPSLALAEVGIALQNEAQENAASDVASIVLLGNRISQMPKGRKMPQEVI; translated from the exons ATGACAACTGATCTACTAAAACTATCAATTTTTCCTCCTCCTCACCCGAAGTTCCCCTGTCGCTCCACCGCAACGCACCGTTTTGACTACTTCAAATCTCACCTTCCTAAACGCCGTCCTCTCATTCTCCGGCAACCACGCTATCTCACTCTCTCCAATTCCCTCGATATCCAAAAACCTCAACTCCAAGACGCACCGTTTCAGTCACAGCAGGACTCTCCGATTCTTCTAGATGTTACTGGAATGATGTGTGGGGGTTGCGTTTCTCGTGTCAAATCTCTTCTCTCTTCCGATGAGAGAGTCGAATCAGTCGTTGTCAACATGTTGACTGAGACCGCTGCAGTTAGGTTAAAACGTGATTTTGCCGTAGACAGCACGGCGGAGATAGCGGACAGCTTTGCTAAAAGGTTGACGGATTGTGGATTTGAGACGAAAAAGAGAGAACTGGGGATTGGAGTAGCTGAGAATGTGAAAAAGTGGAGAGAAATGgttaagaagaaagaagaattgATTGTTAGGAGTAGAAATCGTGTGGTTTTTGCTTGGACTTTAGTTGCTTTGTGTTGTGGGTCTCATCTTTCTCATATTTTGCATTCTCTTGGCATTCATACCTTTGCTCATG GCCCATTTTGGGAGGTGCTGCATAATTCCTATGTGAAAGGTGGTTTGTCTATGGCAGCTCTTTTAGGACCCGGAAGAG ACTTACTTTTTGATGGTTTAAAGGCTTTTAAGAAAGGAGCACCAAATATGAATTCCCTTGTTGGATTTGGATCGCTTGCTGCATTTGTTATCAGTGCG GTCTCACTTCTTAATCCTGAGCTTAAATGGGATGCCTCATTCTTTGATGAACCG GTCATGCTTCTTGGTTTTGTGCTTCTAGGACGTTCTCTTGAAGAGCGGGCTAGGATCAGGGCATCTAGTGATATGAATGAACTTCTT TCCCTCATATCCATGCAGTCACGTCTTGTTATTAATTCATCAGATGGCAAGTCCCCTGCTGATACTGTTCTTTGCTCTGATGCAATTTGTGTGGAAGTCCCCACTGATGATGTTCGAGTTGGAGACACAGTGTTGGTTCTGCCGGGAGAAACTATTCCTGTGGAT GGTAGAGTTATTGCAGGAAGAAGCGTTGTGGATGAATCCATGCTCACAGGGGAATCATTACCTGTGTTTAAGGAAGAAGGCCTCAAAGTCTCAGCTGGAACTATAAACTGG GATGGTCCCTTAAGGATTGAGGCCTCCTCTACTGGCTCCAACTCGACCATATCTAGGATTTTTCGCATG GTTGAGGATGCTCAAGGCCGTGAAGCACCCATACAAAGACTTGTGGATTCAATAGCTGGGCCATTTGTATACAGTATAATGACCATATCAGCAGCAACTTTTGCTTTTTG GTACTACATTGGCTCACAAGTTTTTCCTGATGTTTTGCTCAATGATATTGCTGGACCAGATGGAGATGCTTTGCTTTTAAGCTTGAAACTCTCTGTGGATGTCTTG GTAGTTTCTTGCCCCTGTGCGCTGGGTCTTGCCACACCCACTGCAATTCTAGTTGGAACTTCACTTG GAGCTAAGCAAGGACTTCTAATAAGAGGGGGAGATGTATTGGAGCGCTTGGCAAGAATTGATTACATTGCTTTAGACAAG ACTGGCACCCTCACTGAAGGAAAACCGGTTGTTTCTGCCGTGGCTTCAACTTCTTACAAAGAATCAGAAATTCTTCGAATTGCTGCTGCAGTAGAGAAAACAGCATTGCACCCAATAGCAAAAGCTATTGTGAATGAAGCTGAATCATTGGAGTTGACTATCCCAGCAACAAGAGGGCAATTGACAGAACCAGGTTTTGGAACCTTAGCAGAAGTAGATGGACGTCTCGTTGCAGTTGGTACTCTAGATTGGGTTCAGGAACGATTCCACAGAACAGCGGACCTGTCAGATCTAAGAAATCTGGAAGCTGCAGTTTCATTTCAATTGTCAAAAGGgacttcatcatcaaactattCGAAAACAGTTGTCTATGTTGGACGTGAAGAGGAAGGCATCATTGGTGCTATTGCAATATCTGACAGATTGCGTCATGATGCTGAATCAACTGTAAATAG GCTCCAGATGAAGGGCATCAATACAGTCCTCGTATCAGGAGACAGGGAAGAGGCAGTTGCTAACATTGCAAACAGAGTTGGAATAGGAAGTGAATTTATCAATGCATCCTTGACTCCACAGCAGAAGTCTGGTGTCATTTCAACTCTTCAGGCTGCAGGACATTGCGTTGCAATG GTAGGTGATGGGATAAATGATGCACCTTCTTTGGCTCTTGCCGAAGTTGGGATCGCCCTTCAGAATGAAGCTCAAGAAAATGCTGCTTCTGATGTAGCATCTATTGTACTTCTTGGAAACAGAATTTCACAG ATGCCAAAAGGGAGGAAAATGCCTCAAGAAGTTATATAG
- the LOC8258590 gene encoding copper-transporting ATPase PAA2, chloroplastic isoform X3 has protein sequence MTTDLLKLSIFPPPHPKFPCRSTATHRFDYFKSHLPKRRPLILRQPRYLTLSNSLDIQKPQLQDAPFQSQQDSPILLDVTGMMCGGCVSRVKSLLSSDERVESVVVNMLTETAAVRLKRDFAVDSTAEIADSFAKRLTDCGFETKKRELGIGVAENVKKWREMVKKKEELIVRSRNRVVFAWTLVALCCGSHLSHILHSLGIHTFAHGPFWEVLHNSYVKGGLSMAALLGPGRDLLFDGLKAFKKGAPNMNSLVGFGSLAAFVISAVSLLNPELKWDASFFDEPVMLLGFVLLGRSLEERARIRASSDMNELLSLISMQSRLVINSSDGKSPADTVLCSDAICVEVPTDDVRVGDTVLVLPGETIPVDGRVIAGRSVVDESMLTGESLPVFKEEGLKVSAGTINWDGPLRIEASSTGSNSTISRIFRMVEDAQGREAPIQRLVDSIAGPFVYSIMTISAATFAFWYYIGSQVFPDVLLNDIAGPDGDALLLSLKLSVDVLVVSCPCALGLATPTAILVGTSLGAKQGLLIRGGDVLERLARIDYIALDKTGTLTEGKPVVSAVASTSYKESEILRIAAAVEKTALHPIAKAIVNEAESLELTIPATRGQLTEPGFGTLAEVDGRLVAVGTLDWVQERFHRTADLSDLRNLEAAVSFQLSKGTSSSNYSKTVVYVGREEEGIIGAIAISDRLRHDAESTVNRLQMKGINTVLVSGDREEAVANIANRVGIGSEFINASLTPQQKSGVISTLQAAGHCVAMVGDGINDAPSLALAEVGIALQNEAQENAASDVASIVLLGNRISQLRDRDGHFLYMPAPYND, from the exons ATGACAACTGATCTACTAAAACTATCAATTTTTCCTCCTCCTCACCCGAAGTTCCCCTGTCGCTCCACCGCAACGCACCGTTTTGACTACTTCAAATCTCACCTTCCTAAACGCCGTCCTCTCATTCTCCGGCAACCACGCTATCTCACTCTCTCCAATTCCCTCGATATCCAAAAACCTCAACTCCAAGACGCACCGTTTCAGTCACAGCAGGACTCTCCGATTCTTCTAGATGTTACTGGAATGATGTGTGGGGGTTGCGTTTCTCGTGTCAAATCTCTTCTCTCTTCCGATGAGAGAGTCGAATCAGTCGTTGTCAACATGTTGACTGAGACCGCTGCAGTTAGGTTAAAACGTGATTTTGCCGTAGACAGCACGGCGGAGATAGCGGACAGCTTTGCTAAAAGGTTGACGGATTGTGGATTTGAGACGAAAAAGAGAGAACTGGGGATTGGAGTAGCTGAGAATGTGAAAAAGTGGAGAGAAATGgttaagaagaaagaagaattgATTGTTAGGAGTAGAAATCGTGTGGTTTTTGCTTGGACTTTAGTTGCTTTGTGTTGTGGGTCTCATCTTTCTCATATTTTGCATTCTCTTGGCATTCATACCTTTGCTCATG GCCCATTTTGGGAGGTGCTGCATAATTCCTATGTGAAAGGTGGTTTGTCTATGGCAGCTCTTTTAGGACCCGGAAGAG ACTTACTTTTTGATGGTTTAAAGGCTTTTAAGAAAGGAGCACCAAATATGAATTCCCTTGTTGGATTTGGATCGCTTGCTGCATTTGTTATCAGTGCG GTCTCACTTCTTAATCCTGAGCTTAAATGGGATGCCTCATTCTTTGATGAACCG GTCATGCTTCTTGGTTTTGTGCTTCTAGGACGTTCTCTTGAAGAGCGGGCTAGGATCAGGGCATCTAGTGATATGAATGAACTTCTT TCCCTCATATCCATGCAGTCACGTCTTGTTATTAATTCATCAGATGGCAAGTCCCCTGCTGATACTGTTCTTTGCTCTGATGCAATTTGTGTGGAAGTCCCCACTGATGATGTTCGAGTTGGAGACACAGTGTTGGTTCTGCCGGGAGAAACTATTCCTGTGGAT GGTAGAGTTATTGCAGGAAGAAGCGTTGTGGATGAATCCATGCTCACAGGGGAATCATTACCTGTGTTTAAGGAAGAAGGCCTCAAAGTCTCAGCTGGAACTATAAACTGG GATGGTCCCTTAAGGATTGAGGCCTCCTCTACTGGCTCCAACTCGACCATATCTAGGATTTTTCGCATG GTTGAGGATGCTCAAGGCCGTGAAGCACCCATACAAAGACTTGTGGATTCAATAGCTGGGCCATTTGTATACAGTATAATGACCATATCAGCAGCAACTTTTGCTTTTTG GTACTACATTGGCTCACAAGTTTTTCCTGATGTTTTGCTCAATGATATTGCTGGACCAGATGGAGATGCTTTGCTTTTAAGCTTGAAACTCTCTGTGGATGTCTTG GTAGTTTCTTGCCCCTGTGCGCTGGGTCTTGCCACACCCACTGCAATTCTAGTTGGAACTTCACTTG GAGCTAAGCAAGGACTTCTAATAAGAGGGGGAGATGTATTGGAGCGCTTGGCAAGAATTGATTACATTGCTTTAGACAAG ACTGGCACCCTCACTGAAGGAAAACCGGTTGTTTCTGCCGTGGCTTCAACTTCTTACAAAGAATCAGAAATTCTTCGAATTGCTGCTGCAGTAGAGAAAACAGCATTGCACCCAATAGCAAAAGCTATTGTGAATGAAGCTGAATCATTGGAGTTGACTATCCCAGCAACAAGAGGGCAATTGACAGAACCAGGTTTTGGAACCTTAGCAGAAGTAGATGGACGTCTCGTTGCAGTTGGTACTCTAGATTGGGTTCAGGAACGATTCCACAGAACAGCGGACCTGTCAGATCTAAGAAATCTGGAAGCTGCAGTTTCATTTCAATTGTCAAAAGGgacttcatcatcaaactattCGAAAACAGTTGTCTATGTTGGACGTGAAGAGGAAGGCATCATTGGTGCTATTGCAATATCTGACAGATTGCGTCATGATGCTGAATCAACTGTAAATAG GCTCCAGATGAAGGGCATCAATACAGTCCTCGTATCAGGAGACAGGGAAGAGGCAGTTGCTAACATTGCAAACAGAGTTGGAATAGGAAGTGAATTTATCAATGCATCCTTGACTCCACAGCAGAAGTCTGGTGTCATTTCAACTCTTCAGGCTGCAGGACATTGCGTTGCAATG GTAGGTGATGGGATAAATGATGCACCTTCTTTGGCTCTTGCCGAAGTTGGGATCGCCCTTCAGAATGAAGCTCAAGAAAATGCTGCTTCTGATGTAGCATCTATTGTACTTCTTGGAAACAGAATTTCACAG cTCCGTGATAGAGATGGTCATTTTCTATATATGCCTGCACCCTATAATGATTAA
- the LOC8258590 gene encoding copper-transporting ATPase PAA2, chloroplastic isoform X2 codes for MTTDLLKLSIFPPPHPKFPCRSTATHRFDYFKSHLPKRRPLILRQPRYLTLSNSLDIQKPQLQDAPFQSQQDSPILLDVTGMMCGGCVSRVKSLLSSDERVESVVVNMLTETAAVRLKRDFAVDSTAEIADSFAKRLTDCGFETKKRELGIGVAENVKKWREMVKKKEELIVRSRNRVVFAWTLVALCCGSHLSHILHSLGIHTFAHGPFWEVLHNSYVKGGLSMAALLGPGRDLLFDGLKAFKKGAPNMNSLVGFGSLAAFVISAVSLLNPELKWDASFFDEPVMLLGFVLLGRSLEERARIRASSDMNELLSLISMQSRLVINSSDGKSPADTVLCSDAICVEVPTDDVRVGDTVLVLPGETIPVDGRVIAGRSVVDESMLTGESLPVFKEEGLKVSAGTINWDGPLRIEASSTGSNSTISRIFRMVEDAQGREAPIQRLVDSIAGPFVYSIMTISAATFAFWYYIGSQVFPDVLLNDIAGPDGDALLLSLKLSVDVLVVSCPCALGLATPTAILVGTSLGAKQGLLIRGGDVLERLARIDYIALDKTGTLTEGKPVVSAVASTSYKESEILRIAAAVEKTALHPIAKAIVNEAESLELTIPATRGQLTEPGFGTLAEVDGRLVAVGTLDWVQERFHRTADLSDLRNLEAAVSFQLSKGTSSSNYSKTVVYVGREEEGIIGAIAISDRLRHDAESTVNRLQMKGINTVLVSGDREEAVANIANRVGIGSEFINASLTPQQKSGVISTLQAAGHCVAMVGDGINDAPSLALAEVGIALQNEAQENAASDVASIVLLGNRISQIICCNKYCNEIEILLGEVCIYNSQSLDVLDSIARNPLLLLVLGRAY; via the exons ATGACAACTGATCTACTAAAACTATCAATTTTTCCTCCTCCTCACCCGAAGTTCCCCTGTCGCTCCACCGCAACGCACCGTTTTGACTACTTCAAATCTCACCTTCCTAAACGCCGTCCTCTCATTCTCCGGCAACCACGCTATCTCACTCTCTCCAATTCCCTCGATATCCAAAAACCTCAACTCCAAGACGCACCGTTTCAGTCACAGCAGGACTCTCCGATTCTTCTAGATGTTACTGGAATGATGTGTGGGGGTTGCGTTTCTCGTGTCAAATCTCTTCTCTCTTCCGATGAGAGAGTCGAATCAGTCGTTGTCAACATGTTGACTGAGACCGCTGCAGTTAGGTTAAAACGTGATTTTGCCGTAGACAGCACGGCGGAGATAGCGGACAGCTTTGCTAAAAGGTTGACGGATTGTGGATTTGAGACGAAAAAGAGAGAACTGGGGATTGGAGTAGCTGAGAATGTGAAAAAGTGGAGAGAAATGgttaagaagaaagaagaattgATTGTTAGGAGTAGAAATCGTGTGGTTTTTGCTTGGACTTTAGTTGCTTTGTGTTGTGGGTCTCATCTTTCTCATATTTTGCATTCTCTTGGCATTCATACCTTTGCTCATG GCCCATTTTGGGAGGTGCTGCATAATTCCTATGTGAAAGGTGGTTTGTCTATGGCAGCTCTTTTAGGACCCGGAAGAG ACTTACTTTTTGATGGTTTAAAGGCTTTTAAGAAAGGAGCACCAAATATGAATTCCCTTGTTGGATTTGGATCGCTTGCTGCATTTGTTATCAGTGCG GTCTCACTTCTTAATCCTGAGCTTAAATGGGATGCCTCATTCTTTGATGAACCG GTCATGCTTCTTGGTTTTGTGCTTCTAGGACGTTCTCTTGAAGAGCGGGCTAGGATCAGGGCATCTAGTGATATGAATGAACTTCTT TCCCTCATATCCATGCAGTCACGTCTTGTTATTAATTCATCAGATGGCAAGTCCCCTGCTGATACTGTTCTTTGCTCTGATGCAATTTGTGTGGAAGTCCCCACTGATGATGTTCGAGTTGGAGACACAGTGTTGGTTCTGCCGGGAGAAACTATTCCTGTGGAT GGTAGAGTTATTGCAGGAAGAAGCGTTGTGGATGAATCCATGCTCACAGGGGAATCATTACCTGTGTTTAAGGAAGAAGGCCTCAAAGTCTCAGCTGGAACTATAAACTGG GATGGTCCCTTAAGGATTGAGGCCTCCTCTACTGGCTCCAACTCGACCATATCTAGGATTTTTCGCATG GTTGAGGATGCTCAAGGCCGTGAAGCACCCATACAAAGACTTGTGGATTCAATAGCTGGGCCATTTGTATACAGTATAATGACCATATCAGCAGCAACTTTTGCTTTTTG GTACTACATTGGCTCACAAGTTTTTCCTGATGTTTTGCTCAATGATATTGCTGGACCAGATGGAGATGCTTTGCTTTTAAGCTTGAAACTCTCTGTGGATGTCTTG GTAGTTTCTTGCCCCTGTGCGCTGGGTCTTGCCACACCCACTGCAATTCTAGTTGGAACTTCACTTG GAGCTAAGCAAGGACTTCTAATAAGAGGGGGAGATGTATTGGAGCGCTTGGCAAGAATTGATTACATTGCTTTAGACAAG ACTGGCACCCTCACTGAAGGAAAACCGGTTGTTTCTGCCGTGGCTTCAACTTCTTACAAAGAATCAGAAATTCTTCGAATTGCTGCTGCAGTAGAGAAAACAGCATTGCACCCAATAGCAAAAGCTATTGTGAATGAAGCTGAATCATTGGAGTTGACTATCCCAGCAACAAGAGGGCAATTGACAGAACCAGGTTTTGGAACCTTAGCAGAAGTAGATGGACGTCTCGTTGCAGTTGGTACTCTAGATTGGGTTCAGGAACGATTCCACAGAACAGCGGACCTGTCAGATCTAAGAAATCTGGAAGCTGCAGTTTCATTTCAATTGTCAAAAGGgacttcatcatcaaactattCGAAAACAGTTGTCTATGTTGGACGTGAAGAGGAAGGCATCATTGGTGCTATTGCAATATCTGACAGATTGCGTCATGATGCTGAATCAACTGTAAATAG GCTCCAGATGAAGGGCATCAATACAGTCCTCGTATCAGGAGACAGGGAAGAGGCAGTTGCTAACATTGCAAACAGAGTTGGAATAGGAAGTGAATTTATCAATGCATCCTTGACTCCACAGCAGAAGTCTGGTGTCATTTCAACTCTTCAGGCTGCAGGACATTGCGTTGCAATG GTAGGTGATGGGATAAATGATGCACCTTCTTTGGCTCTTGCCGAAGTTGGGATCGCCCTTCAGAATGAAGCTCAAGAAAATGCTGCTTCTGATGTAGCATCTATTGTACTTCTTGGAAACAGAATTTCACAG ATAATTTGTTGCAATAAGTATTGCAATGAGATTGAGATATTATTAGGGGAAGTGTGCATTTATAATTCTCAGAGCCTGGACGTCCTAGACTCTATAGCTAGAAATCCATTATTACTTTTGGTACTAGGGAGAGCATACTAA
- the LOC8258589 gene encoding ylmG homolog protein 2, chloroplastic: MASTEASMENSKGIVPKFVPNCVFLSSWVSQNPFLIRPFKPITLPSPNCALRELHTSLASTADKCFKILHLFASQNPILRKLLSLSSDCSSHITTLQIQCRAYSNSNYLSNHNFAAVLPGDSVAGIVVANGILNFLNIYNTLLIVRLVLTWFPNSPPAIVSPLSTLCDPYLNIFRGIIPPLGGTLDLSPILAFLVLNAFTSTAAALPAELPGKGASTLHTRFTTSQQKWMRRLYGNKPPESSPHAN, encoded by the exons ATGGCTTCGACAGAGGCGTCCATGGAGAACTCAAAAGGCATAGTTCCTAAGTTTGTACCCAACTGTGTATTTCTCTCTTCGTGGGTTTCTCAAAACCCATTTCTTATCAGACCCTTCAAGCCAATCACTCTTCCATCTCCAAATTGCGCGCTACGTGAGCTTCACACTTCACTCGCCTCCACTGCTGATAAATGCTTCAAGATTCTTCACTTGTTTGCCTCTCAAAATCCCATTCTTAGAAAATTGCTATCTCTCTCTTCTGATTGTAGCAGCCATATCACCACCCTTCAg ATTCAATGCAGGGCCTATAGCAATTCAAATTATCTATCCAATCACAATTTTGCTGCAGTCTTACCGGGAGATTCAGTGGCAGGGATTGTAGTGGCCAATGGCATTCTCAATTTCTTGAACATATATAACACTTTGTTGATCGTAAGGCTTGTTTTGACCTGGTTTCCCAACTCTCCTCCTGCCATCGTTAGTCCCCTCAG CACTTTGTGTGATCCATACCTGAACATATTCCGTGGAATCATCCCACCACTGGGAGGGACACTGGATCTTTCTCCGATTCTAGCTTTCCTGGTTCTAAATGCCTTTACAAGCACTGCTGCTGCACTCCCTGCTGAACTTCCAGGAAAAGGAGCTTCTACACTTCATACACGGTTCACTACATCACAGCAGAAATGGATGAGAAGGCTCTATGGAAACAAGCCACCAGAGAGCTCTCCCCATGCCAATTAG